A DNA window from Gillisia sp. Hel1_33_143 contains the following coding sequences:
- a CDS encoding ABC transporter ATP-binding protein: MKSTLFDTTKPVLEIKDLHKSFGTLEVLKGFNLKLYEGENLVLMGKSGAGKSVLIKCMVGLLDPDKGSVEILGKNIAGLSRKEMDILRTSIGFLFQGSALYDSMTVRENLEFPLRRHTRPNDLDDTDQLVLEALTNVGLENVIDLMPEELSGGMQRRIALARALILKPKIILYDEPTTGLDPITSKEIIELMSNIQKKYKTSSLIITHDVDCARVISNRMILILDGINYVEGTFNELQQSKDPKVKAFFK, encoded by the coding sequence ATGAAATCAACTCTATTTGATACAACAAAACCGGTACTGGAAATCAAGGATCTTCATAAGAGCTTTGGCACCCTAGAAGTATTAAAAGGGTTCAATCTGAAGTTATACGAAGGAGAAAATTTAGTATTAATGGGGAAATCTGGAGCTGGAAAGTCTGTTCTTATTAAATGCATGGTAGGACTCTTAGATCCAGATAAAGGAAGTGTTGAGATTCTAGGAAAGAATATAGCCGGGTTAAGTAGAAAGGAAATGGATATTCTTAGAACAAGTATCGGATTTCTTTTTCAAGGAAGCGCACTCTATGATTCTATGACGGTTAGGGAAAATCTTGAATTTCCATTGAGAAGACATACAAGACCTAATGATCTTGATGATACAGACCAGCTGGTTCTAGAAGCATTAACCAATGTAGGATTAGAAAATGTAATAGATCTAATGCCGGAAGAATTATCTGGAGGAATGCAAAGAAGAATTGCCCTGGCAAGAGCACTCATCTTAAAGCCGAAGATCATTTTATATGATGAACCTACTACAGGTTTAGATCCTATAACATCTAAGGAGATCATAGAACTTATGAGCAACATTCAGAAAAAATATAAGACCTCCTCTCTTATAATTACGCATGATGTAGATTGTGCCAGAGTGATCTCCAACAGAATGATCTTGATCTTAGATGGGATTAATTATGTGGAAGGCACATTTAATGAATTACAGCAAAGTAAAGATCCAAAAGTGAAAGCATTTTTTAAATAG
- a CDS encoding HAD-IC family P-type ATPase — protein MINTLKAQDEIVGMTGDGVNDALALKAAHIGIAMGKRGSDIAKESSSLILSDDDFSKMVDAVAMGRKIYVNLKKAIQYIISIHIPIILTVALPVVLGWIYPVIFTPIHVIFLELIMGPTCSIIYENEPLEKFSMTRAPRKMKDTFLRWRDLTVSVIQGLVITIGCLFIYQFAIRNLYSEEATRAMVFSTLIVSNIFLTLVNRSFYHSIFTTLRYKNKLIGGIVILSFMLLAIILYQPWVANLFEVTALNLSQLLILFITAFVIVFWFEIYKWIIRRNHSG, from the coding sequence ATCATCAATACCTTAAAAGCACAAGATGAAATTGTGGGGATGACGGGTGATGGAGTGAATGATGCGTTGGCTTTAAAGGCAGCTCATATTGGTATTGCCATGGGAAAAAGAGGTTCTGATATTGCTAAAGAATCATCATCACTTATTCTCTCTGATGATGATTTTAGTAAAATGGTAGATGCTGTAGCCATGGGAAGAAAGATCTATGTAAACCTGAAAAAAGCAATTCAGTACATTATTTCAATTCATATACCTATAATTTTAACAGTGGCATTGCCCGTAGTTCTTGGATGGATCTATCCGGTTATTTTTACTCCTATACATGTAATATTTCTTGAACTTATAATGGGCCCCACTTGTTCTATAATCTATGAAAATGAACCTTTGGAGAAGTTTAGTATGACGCGTGCACCTCGAAAAATGAAAGATACATTTTTGCGGTGGAGAGATCTCACGGTTAGCGTCATTCAAGGTTTAGTGATAACAATAGGATGTTTGTTTATATACCAGTTCGCTATTAGAAATCTTTATTCTGAAGAAGCCACAAGAGCTATGGTTTTTAGTACATTAATAGTTTCTAATATATTTTTAACGCTGGTTAATAGATCATTCTACCATTCTATTTTCACCACCTTACGTTATAAGAACAAACTCATTGGCGGCATTGTAATTTTAAGTTTTATGCTTCTTGCAATTATATTATATCAACCTTGGGTAGCCAATCTTTTCGAAGTAACGGCTCTTAATTTATCTCAGTTATTAATTCTATTTATCACAGCGTTTGTTATTGTTTTCTGGTTCGAGATTTATAAATGGATAATCAGAAGAAATCATTCCGGATAA
- a CDS encoding zinc ribbon domain-containing protein has translation MEHPLCQSCGFVLLEENKGTNRDQSINGEYCIHCFQNGEFTDSSLSIHTMEVRLNDMAKIHNELSMEEAQHIIHLLPSLKRWKMDFI, from the coding sequence ATGGAGCATCCATTGTGCCAGAGTTGTGGCTTTGTTTTACTAGAGGAGAATAAAGGAACTAATAGGGATCAATCTATAAATGGAGAATATTGCATTCACTGTTTCCAAAATGGTGAATTTACAGATAGTTCTTTAAGTATTCATACCATGGAAGTTAGATTGAATGATATGGCCAAGATCCATAATGAGCTTTCCATGGAAGAAGCCCAGCATATAATTCATTTATTACCAAGCCTTAAAAGATGGAAGATGGATTTTATCTAA
- a CDS encoding universal stress protein: MRKILLPTDFSANAFNALKYAVSLFKYEKSEFYLLHAYADEVYSNEAALTEDQFQEKKANAKKNSKSQLKEILAAIKELSPNPKHQFFIKSSYGLLVDKANDLINIENIDVAVMGTRGKTNEKSLTYGTNTIQVMKYVQCPVLCIPENYVYKTPKQILFPTNFLIPYQRRELKLVADMARSYRSEIHMLYISKFPINSYRQKDNQSFLKEQFKDDVFNFHRAGEGDKTEVILKHLDFMNIDLLVMVRSRHTYLENIIQASTIDKIGLQPQIPFLVLQNYHREIM; the protein is encoded by the coding sequence ATGAGAAAGATATTATTGCCTACCGACTTTTCTGCAAATGCTTTCAATGCCTTAAAATATGCTGTTTCGCTATTTAAGTATGAAAAAAGCGAATTTTATCTGCTTCACGCTTATGCAGATGAAGTTTATAGTAATGAGGCTGCACTTACTGAAGATCAATTCCAAGAAAAAAAGGCGAACGCTAAGAAAAATTCAAAATCTCAGCTAAAAGAGATCCTTGCAGCTATCAAGGAATTATCTCCTAATCCTAAGCATCAATTTTTCATAAAATCATCGTACGGTTTGCTGGTAGATAAAGCAAATGACCTTATAAATATAGAGAACATAGATGTTGCCGTAATGGGCACCCGAGGAAAGACCAATGAGAAATCTCTTACCTATGGCACCAATACCATTCAGGTTATGAAATATGTGCAATGCCCCGTGCTTTGCATCCCAGAAAATTACGTGTATAAAACACCTAAGCAAATTCTCTTTCCAACCAATTTTCTAATTCCATATCAGCGCAGAGAATTAAAGTTAGTAGCAGACATGGCAAGATCTTACAGGTCTGAAATTCATATGCTTTACATTTCTAAATTCCCCATTAACTCATATCGTCAGAAAGACAATCAATCTTTTCTGAAAGAGCAATTTAAAGATGATGTATTCAATTTTCATAGAGCAGGTGAAGGAGATAAAACAGAGGTTATATTAAAACACTTAGATTTTATGAATATAGATCTTCTGGTAATGGTAAGATCAAGACATACCTATCTAGAAAACATCATTCAAGCTTCTACAATAGATAAGATCGGACTTCAACCTCAAATTCCATTTTTAGTTCTTCAAAATTATCATAGAGAGATAATGTAA
- a CDS encoding universal stress protein, translated as MNKIVCATDFTRNSIAALQYAFKMSNLLKKELIVLNICNPEEDDEYHSASDNQAILDTRVQLLQEYCSIHLKANFDSLQIRAIIKKGKNIPKKICNFIKDLDIAFLIMGTHGNSPFKAKNFGSITNAMIAASTFPILAIPPTFEFINLETIVYTSDFEEDDIYNLNQIVKIFAPLKISIVILHIYAYEEYLTKERLIGFQTLLAEKVALDNFEFKLIFSENILKTLNEYLLTTNTDMVAMMERKNKSEFNAGSHQDLVKKMDNITSIPLLSFNTVY; from the coding sequence ATGAATAAAATAGTATGTGCTACAGATTTTACTCGCAACTCTATTGCAGCATTACAATATGCCTTTAAGATGAGTAACTTGCTTAAAAAGGAACTAATAGTACTTAATATTTGCAATCCCGAAGAAGATGATGAGTATCATTCTGCATCAGACAATCAGGCTATTCTAGATACGAGAGTACAACTGTTACAAGAGTATTGTAGCATTCATTTAAAAGCAAATTTCGATTCTCTACAGATCCGGGCAATTATCAAAAAGGGCAAAAATATACCAAAGAAGATCTGCAATTTCATTAAAGATCTGGATATAGCATTTTTAATAATGGGAACTCACGGTAATAGTCCGTTTAAAGCTAAAAATTTTGGAAGCATAACCAATGCAATGATAGCTGCTTCTACTTTTCCTATACTGGCCATCCCTCCTACTTTTGAGTTCATTAATCTGGAGACCATCGTTTATACCAGCGATTTTGAAGAAGATGACATTTATAACCTAAATCAAATTGTAAAGATCTTTGCGCCTTTAAAAATTAGTATTGTTATCTTACATATCTATGCCTATGAAGAATATCTAACAAAAGAGCGGCTTATAGGATTTCAAACTTTACTGGCGGAAAAAGTGGCTTTAGATAATTTTGAATTTAAGCTAATATTTTCTGAGAACATTCTTAAAACCTTAAATGAATATCTTCTTACCACGAACACCGATATGGTTGCTATGATGGAACGGAAGAACAAATCTGAATTTAATGCAGGTTCTCACCAAGATCTTGTAAAGAAAATGGATAATATAACCAGTATTCCATTACTTAGTTTCAATACAGTTTATTAA
- a CDS encoding cyclic nucleotide-binding domain-containing protein, translated as MRGNIKILLIADSIQLRSSTQKILTDSDCEVLIAESSSDAILELKLSKPDLLFWGISMRNSNSYSAYLALQKDFGAHIPIIIITSLLDLNAPGIIENSLNENYITYPFSAKALLDKINNTLSKVKSAKLTVPTNNFKSRKLRSITSLKDLLYYFRTEAEEIDIIKNKPVYKEQKHANYVYLVESGLVKIHRMDEYGKQLITGLYKPNEFFGFYSFKEISSYPETATCLTTSKLLRISNSKFQELLSQSSNLSLELAQLLSDKLSQLKNHLLEMAYGSVLKKTSNTILQFAENIENKPHQSIKICRNDLANVAGISTESLIRSLSFLKKERLIDINGRDIKILNYHKLQLVR; from the coding sequence ATGAGGGGTAACATAAAGATATTACTGATAGCTGATTCTATACAATTAAGGAGTAGCACTCAAAAAATCCTAACAGATTCCGATTGCGAGGTGCTCATTGCTGAAAGTAGCAGCGATGCCATTCTCGAATTAAAACTTTCAAAACCCGATCTTCTGTTTTGGGGTATTTCCATGCGTAATTCTAATTCTTATAGTGCATATTTAGCATTACAAAAAGATTTTGGAGCTCACATCCCAATAATAATAATCACTTCTTTGTTGGATCTTAATGCTCCGGGAATAATAGAGAACTCCTTAAACGAAAATTATATAACCTACCCATTTTCAGCAAAAGCATTATTAGACAAGATAAATAACACTCTTTCTAAAGTTAAATCTGCTAAGCTCACAGTACCCACTAATAATTTTAAAAGCAGAAAATTAAGATCCATAACATCGCTCAAAGACTTGTTATATTATTTTAGAACTGAAGCAGAAGAAATTGATATTATTAAGAACAAACCTGTATATAAAGAGCAAAAACATGCCAACTATGTCTATTTAGTGGAAAGTGGATTGGTAAAGATCCACAGAATGGATGAATATGGTAAACAATTAATAACAGGGCTTTACAAACCAAATGAGTTCTTTGGATTTTACTCATTTAAAGAAATATCCTCCTACCCAGAAACTGCCACGTGTTTAACAACTTCCAAACTTCTACGGATCTCTAACTCAAAATTTCAGGAGCTACTATCACAAAGTTCTAATCTTAGCTTAGAACTAGCACAATTATTATCCGACAAGCTTTCTCAATTAAAAAATCATCTACTCGAAATGGCCTATGGATCTGTTCTTAAAAAAACATCTAATACTATTTTACAGTTTGCAGAAAATATTGAAAATAAACCTCATCAATCTATAAAGATCTGCAGAAATGATCTCGCCAACGTAGCAGGAATTTCAACAGAAAGCTTAATTAGAAGTTTATCGTTCCTAAAAAAAGAACGATTAATAGATATTAATGGAAGAGATATCAAGATCTTAAATTACCATAAGCTACAGCTTGTTAGGTAA
- a CDS encoding MlaD family protein yields MEKGENKNLLLGVFVTVAILIFVLAIYFIGSRQNMFGNTSDVSSIFKNVNGLQIGNNVRFSGVNVGTVKGITILNDTSICVDMKVDNSAMKLIRSNAQATISSDGLVGSMIVNIVPVDNYINEPLRNGDTIASISKIATADMLTTLNTTNENAALLTADLLKISNAINNGEGTIGALLKSEELAENFENSISNFEQAGKLALRTISNLNATISKFDMDNSAAGKIFNDTITAGKIDSIMQNIETSSVQIKQISMHLNAFSNKLNSEEGAFNSILTDTIIASNVEQTLKNVESASEKFDENMEALKHNFLFKGYFKKLERKKARALKKNESE; encoded by the coding sequence ATGGAAAAAGGTGAAAACAAGAATCTGCTCCTGGGAGTATTTGTAACCGTTGCAATACTCATCTTTGTTTTGGCGATCTATTTTATAGGAAGCAGACAAAATATGTTTGGAAACACCAGTGATGTCTCTTCGATATTTAAAAATGTAAACGGACTGCAAATTGGTAACAATGTTAGATTTAGCGGAGTGAATGTTGGAACTGTTAAAGGAATTACCATTCTTAATGACACTAGCATATGTGTTGATATGAAGGTGGATAATAGCGCTATGAAACTTATTAGATCTAATGCACAGGCTACTATAAGTTCTGATGGTTTGGTAGGGAGTATGATTGTAAATATTGTACCTGTAGATAATTATATCAACGAACCCTTAAGAAATGGAGATACCATAGCCTCCATAAGTAAGATAGCAACGGCAGATATGCTAACTACACTAAATACTACCAATGAGAATGCAGCTTTACTTACTGCAGATCTGTTGAAGATCTCGAACGCTATTAATAATGGAGAAGGAACTATTGGTGCTTTGCTTAAAAGTGAAGAACTGGCAGAAAATTTTGAGAACAGTATCTCAAATTTTGAGCAAGCAGGTAAGCTAGCACTACGAACTATATCAAATTTAAATGCTACTATCTCAAAGTTTGATATGGATAACAGTGCTGCAGGAAAGATCTTTAATGACACCATTACAGCTGGAAAAATAGATTCTATTATGCAGAATATAGAAACCTCATCTGTTCAAATAAAACAGATCTCTATGCATCTTAATGCTTTTTCAAATAAATTGAATTCAGAAGAAGGTGCTTTTAATAGCATTCTTACAGATACAATTATTGCTTCTAATGTTGAACAAACACTGAAAAATGTAGAATCGGCATCAGAAAAATTTGATGAAAATATGGAAGCTCTAAAACATAATTTTTTATTTAAAGGATATTTCAAAAAATTAGAAAGAAAAAAAGCAAGAGCGCTTAAAAAGAATGAAAGCGAATAA
- a CDS encoding HAD-IC family P-type ATPase, whose amino-acid sequence MSENPYNFEGLNDEEVLRSRKLHGSNSINKVKGSRLLNVFKDIFLEPMFLILLATASIYFILGSYNEGIFLLCAIVLISTISFYQSARSKKALDALKEYTQTLSTVIRNNELVEIRSDEIVIDDLVVASEGELITADGELLQLNDFTVNESILTGEAFSIYKELEDPEKNLVFKGTAVVSGQCVFKTKQVGANTKLGEIDTSLGKIKKVKSPLQEQISRFVKKMAIIGIGIFLIIWGISFKASGDLLDSLLKGLTIAMSVLPEEIPVAFATFMALGAYRLMKLGIVVKQTQTIETLGSVTVLCTDKTGTITENRMELTKIYTHLNSKTSSDQNWNSEEAFNLIETAMWASESVPFDAMEKSLHHFYETLAEVDERPDYKMIHEYPLGGKPPMMTHIFQNEQGSRKIAMKGSLEAVLEHSILTKEEKSNVESIAAQLALEGLRILGVGAADFNGDEFPKTQQEFRFKFIGILGFYDPPKKNIAETLQKLYAAGIKIKILTGDNEITTAAIAKIVNFKNEHTAITGEELMKLSSEEFEQKVRDTNIFTRIFP is encoded by the coding sequence ATGAGCGAAAATCCGTATAATTTTGAAGGATTAAATGATGAGGAAGTCTTGCGTTCTAGAAAATTGCATGGTAGTAATTCTATAAATAAGGTTAAGGGAAGCAGGTTATTAAACGTGTTCAAAGATATATTTCTGGAGCCGATGTTTCTTATCTTGTTAGCCACTGCTAGTATTTACTTTATTTTAGGCAGTTATAATGAAGGCATATTCTTGTTATGCGCCATCGTTTTGATCTCTACCATCTCCTTTTATCAAAGCGCTAGAAGTAAGAAGGCTCTCGATGCTTTAAAAGAGTATACCCAAACCCTTAGTACCGTTATAAGAAATAATGAGCTCGTTGAGATACGATCTGATGAAATCGTAATTGATGATCTGGTGGTAGCTTCAGAAGGAGAGTTGATAACTGCAGATGGAGAATTACTTCAGCTAAATGATTTTACCGTAAATGAATCTATTTTAACGGGAGAAGCCTTTAGTATTTATAAAGAGCTGGAAGATCCTGAAAAAAATCTGGTATTTAAGGGTACAGCAGTAGTTTCCGGGCAATGTGTTTTTAAAACCAAACAGGTTGGTGCAAATACTAAATTAGGAGAGATCGATACTTCCTTAGGTAAAATCAAAAAGGTTAAATCTCCGCTTCAAGAACAGATTTCCCGTTTTGTTAAAAAAATGGCTATTATAGGTATTGGTATCTTTCTCATTATCTGGGGTATCAGTTTTAAAGCTTCAGGAGATCTATTAGATAGTTTGCTGAAGGGATTAACTATTGCTATGTCTGTATTGCCGGAAGAAATCCCTGTTGCTTTTGCTACTTTTATGGCGTTAGGTGCCTATAGATTGATGAAATTGGGAATTGTAGTAAAGCAAACTCAAACTATTGAAACACTGGGTTCTGTAACTGTTCTTTGCACAGACAAAACAGGTACAATTACAGAGAACCGCATGGAACTTACCAAGATCTATACACACTTAAATTCAAAGACGAGCAGTGACCAAAATTGGAATTCTGAGGAAGCATTTAACCTCATTGAAACTGCAATGTGGGCGAGTGAGAGTGTTCCTTTTGATGCCATGGAGAAATCACTTCATCATTTCTATGAAACATTAGCAGAAGTTGATGAACGTCCAGATTATAAAATGATCCATGAATATCCATTGGGGGGAAAGCCACCAATGATGACACATATTTTTCAGAATGAACAGGGATCTAGAAAAATTGCCATGAAGGGTTCTTTAGAAGCTGTACTAGAACATTCAATTCTCACTAAGGAAGAAAAAAGCAATGTAGAAAGTATCGCGGCGCAATTAGCCTTAGAAGGTTTAAGGATATTAGGGGTAGGTGCAGCAGATTTTAATGGAGATGAATTTCCAAAAACTCAGCAGGAATTCAGGTTTAAATTTATAGGCATTCTTGGATTTTATGATCCGCCAAAAAAGAACATTGCCGAGACGCTGCAAAAACTTTATGCAGCTGGTATAAAGATTAAAATTCTAACCGGAGATAATGAGATCACGACAGCTGCTATTGCCAAGATCGTAAATTTTAAAAATGAGCATACCGCGATAACAGGAGAAGAATTAATGAAGCTTTCTTCTGAAGAGTTTGAACAAAAAGTAAGAGATACTAATATTTTTACCAGAATATTTCCGTAA